AGGGGTTCCTGAACAATTCCGGCCGTCACTATTGTCTCGCGACGGCCACTAATTTGGGGGAGAAGGAAACAATGACCCAACAGCGGTCATTGAGTGAAGCTCAACCTATTTGCTGTTCCCGTTTGCCGAATCGGGTTCGGCTTTCTCGTCGTACGGGCCTTGAATACTGCTGCGAGTGAACTTGATTCGCGTTCCATCGTCGACTCTCAGAGTAATTCGCTGACCGTCATTGGAAAGATCGACGATCGTCCCGATGATGCCGCCGATCGTCAGCACTTTGTCGTTCTTCTTTAAAGCCGACAGTATGTCTTTGCGTTTCTGTGCTTCGCGCTGCTGAGGTCGCATCACGATAAAGTAGAACAGAATCGCAAACATGATCAGCATTGGTGCCATCTGCACCAGCGGATTCACTTCCGCCGCACCGGGCTGCGCACCGCCACCACCCGCCGGCGCACCGGCGTCCTGGGCGAACGTTAGAAAGTCGATGACGACAAATTTAAGGTCAAATACACTCACAAGGGCATTTCTCTGTGGCGGCAAAAACGCGGTATACTAGGACTGTGCCTGCCAGCGAGCAAGCTGATTGGCACGGAACTGAGCCACAGTGCCGCTGTTTACTGCATTTCGGAGGTCTCGCACCAGCTTCTGGTAAAATGCAATGTTGTGGAGAGATAGCAAAATGCCCCCCAGCATCTCCTTCGCTATGAACAAGTGCCGCAAATACGCTCGTGAATACCGCGTACATGCCGTGCAGTCGCATTCCGGGTCCAGAGGCCGCTCATCCCGCTGGTGGACAGCGTTCCTCAGCCGCACTGGACCGTCACTCGTGAACGCCATGGCATTGCGTCCGTTTCGAGTAGGCAGCACGCAGTCGAACAGGTCAATTCCGCGGTAAACCGCTTCCAGAATGTCTTCCGGCCGGCCCACACCCATCAAATAACGAGGTTTTTCGACCGGTAAATGCGGCACCGTGAAGTCCAGGGTGCGATACATGTCCACCGGCGCTTCTCCGACGCTTAGCCCACCGACGGCATAGCCCGGGAACCCCAGCGGCACCAAACCCTCGGCCGATCGAGTCCGCATTTCTTCGCTGATGCCACCCTGTACGATGCCGAACAAAGCCTGATCGTCGCGCACCTGAGCGTCCCGGCACCGCTTCGCCCACAGAGTCGTGCGGTCGACGGCCGCTTTAATTTTCTCCGGCACGTCGTTAGCGGGTGGACATTCATCAAGGCACATAATGCAGTCTGCACCGAGGTCTTCCTGAATCTTGACCGCTTTTTCCGGCGACAATTCCAGCAAACTGCCGTCGATATGGGACCGGAAGACAGCTTTTTCGTCAGTGAGCTTTCTCAGCCCGGCCAAACTGAACACCTGAAACCCACCGCTGTCCGTCAGGATTGGGCCTTCCCAGTCCATGAACTTATGCAGGCCACCCATCTCCTTCACGATGTCACTGCCCGGACGCAGCGCGAGGTGATAGGTGTTCGACAGCACCATCTGAGCTCCGGTTGCCTTCAACTGTTCAGGCAACAGCCCCTTGACGGTCGCCAGCGTGCCGACTGGCATAAAAGCGGGCGTATCGACAACCCCGTGCGGCGTCTCCCACCGCCCCGCGCGAGCGGCGGTTTCGGTATCAGTGGCGTCCAAATGGAAGGCAAAGTGTGTCATGTTTACTCAATCGCGGCTTCCCACCGCAGCTTCTTATTCCGTAGTACTTCAACCGCCTGAAGTGATTTATGTTTGTCAGCGGCCTTGTCGCCAGCCACTGCTCCGGCCAACCAGGACTCGCCTGAACGCGGCTGAGACTTCTCTTATTCGAACGCGGATGTTCTTCGAGTCTCGCCCTAACTGCTGCTCGGGGCCATCACGATCAGCGACTTCCCGGCCCGATTCGGCTGTTCGACCGCTTGAACGGCTTCCCGCACCTGATCGAGCGAGAACCGGTCGGCGATCTCCGACGCCAACACGCCATCATTGATAAGCTGCGTGATGCGGCGAACCAGTTTCAGTTTGAACAGCAGCCCCTTCGATTCCATAAAGTTGCCCAACCAAAACCCTTCGACCTTCACGTTGTTCGTCATCAACGTGCGAGGTGAAATCTGAATGGGCTGTTCGCTCAACGTCCCGAAGACCAGCATTCTGGCAGAATGAGACAGGCATTGCAGCACCGCCGACCCCGTGTTGCCGCCCACCGGATCGATCGCGTGTTGCAACGGATCGTCACCAAGGACCTGGCGAACGGCCGCACGAAAGTCTTCCTGCGTACCGCGAGCAGCATCGAACACCACGACAGCCGTGGCTCCTGCCGCTTCCAGCTCACTGGCCTGATCCGGGTTGCGAACAACATTTAACGTGCGAAATCCGAGCGACTTACCAAGCCGAATAACCATCCGCCCCAGCGATGAGCCGGCAGCCGTTTGCAGCAGCCACGCGCCGGGCGGAACCTTCAGTACTTCCTGAGTCATAATCCACGCCGTCGCCGGGTTCACAAAAAACGTGGCCGCCTGCTCAAGGCTCAGCGACTTGCTTAGCGGGATCACCTGGTCTGCAGGCACGACAGCATATTCCGCCCAGTTTCCGCCCGATTTATTCAGCACAGCGACGCGCTTGCCCATAAACAGCTTCCCGCGCAGCCCGCCACCTGATTCTTCGACGACGCCCACACCTTCGAAACCCGGTATCTGCGGTAGAGCAGGCGTCACGCCGTACGTGCCGCGCACGAACATCAGGTCGGACGGGTTCAACGGACTCGCCAGCATCCGCACGCGCACTTCACCGTGCTTCGGCGATGAGACAGCTCGTTCACCAGTCTGCAGCACGTCGGCTGGTTCACCGACACTTTCAAATTGCACGCATTTCATTGGTTCGCTCAAGACAGGCCCGGCCAGGTAGGGAAGGGCAGTCTATCAGCGAAGCGGGAAGAAGAAATGAATGGCGGGCAGAAGGATTTCGAAATCGCGCATCACAGTTGCAATTCTGCAATCGCAGATCGTCTTCATCCGCGCGGATGGCACTTCTCGTGCACGCTCTTCAATCGACTGTGATCGACATGCGTGTAAATCTGAGTCGTCCGGATACTCGCGTGCCCCAGCATTTCCTGCAGGGCTCGAATGTCTGCCCCGCCCGCCAGCAGATGAGTTCCGAAACTGTGCCGTAATGTGTGAGGCCCGATGTCTTTGCCGCAGCCAATGCGAGCCGCATAGCGCTGGATCTGTTGCCACACGGTCTCGCGATTCAACTGGCGACCACTGCGACTAACAAACAGCCAGCCTTCGTCGCGGTCGGTGTTGATGATCATGTCTGATCGTTCGAGGTTCAGGTAATTCGTAATCGCATCAATGGCCATCGGCGTGAGCGACACCATCCGCTGCTTGTTGCCCTTTCCGGTGACGCGAGCGTACCGTTCTTCCATGTTGACGTCCGCCATTTTCAGCGCCGTCATCTCCGAAACTCGGCAGCCGGTGGCGTACAAAAAAGCGAGCATCGCTTTGTCTCGCCGAGCGTACCGATCAACCGACCCTTGCGGCGCAGCCAGCAGCTGGTTGACCATGTCAGGGCTCAACACCTGAGGCAGCTTCTGCCACAGCTTGGGCGAACTGATCAGGTCGACGCTGCTTTCGGTGAGTACCGATTCCAGCATCAGATAGCGAAAGAACATCCGGATAGCCGCCAGATTGCGCGCGACGCTGGTGCTGGCGAGTCCGCTGTTTTGCAGGAACTCCAGAAACGAAGTCAACGTTTCGATGTCCACCTGGTGGACAGTCTTACGTGCGTTGTCTTTGTTCCAGGCGAAGAACTTGTTGAGGTCTCGTCGATACGCGGCGACCGTGTTTGCCGACATGCCGCATTCGGCTTCAAGGTACGAAACGAAACCCGGCAGCCATGTCGAAGGATCCTGAAATCCGCCGCCGTCAAATCGACTACCCGCTGGTGGTTTCTTTCGCTTCGCCATGCGGTGACTCAGTTCGTGCCGTTCAAACGAAAATCGCCGTCACCGTTCAGAGGGGGTTGAACGGGGACGGCGACTGTGAAACCGTCTTGCAACGGTGTTCGGACCTCAATTTTGGAGAAGGCCAGGGATCAATGATCCGCCTTCAGGAATTTCATCGGCGTCCGACACCTCAATCATCCGCCATTCAGCTTATGCCGTGGCAAGAAAACTTGCGAAGAATCACGGTCGGCGGACTAATCCGCAGAAGTCGTTGAACCTGTCTCCGTGCCAGACGGCACAGCCGGCTTCGCTCGAAAAATCAGACTCAACACAACGATCGCTCCCAACGCCCCAAAACCCACGATCTGCTTCGTGGAATCGTTTTGATAGATGGAAACCACGGAGACTGTCACCGAGAAACACAACGCCAGAATCATAAGGACGTTCCACTTCACTCGGTTTGCGCCGGTCGGCATATTGTCGCCCAGCAGCCGTTTCGAATTCATCATGCAGAAGAACGTGACGTACGCGATTGGCAGCAACGCCGCGCCAAACATTGATGTCGGCACCACCAGCCACGCCTTCGCGCCGCCGGTCCAAAGGAACAATGAACCGAACGCACCGCTGAGTCCTGCCAGCAAACAGCCAACTCGGAACGTGTTGCTGGTTGGCTCGTGACCCACCGCTTCACACAAAGCGAAGCCGTTGATCAACATTAAAATCACGATTGTCGAAACCGCCATCGCCAGAACGCCGATTCCAAAGATGACGTGAGCCGTTGTTTTGCCGCTGAGGTTTTCCAGAGCGGCCGCTAACTGGTGGTTGTCTCGTTTGACGAGAATTGCCGCCATCCTGCGGTCTGATTCCGGCAGGTTATCGCGAGCAGCCGCCAACGCATCGGCGTTCTCTTCGCCACTGTACTTCGCGGCGAATTCGTCCTTGCCGATTTCTTCAATCAGGCGTTGATCCAGCAACCCGTTGACGCCATTACGAATTCCGCCAGCCACTTCAATGGGCTCACCGTCTGCGTTAACGGTATTCAGAATGCCAGGTTCCGGCCGTCCATGAAACTGCGACGCAGACGCGATAACGACACAGCTTGTGGCGAGCAGAAAGGGAATAAACAGGCCGGTGCTAAGGTCGAAAATAGCCAGTCCGCGGAAGTCGCGATCCCACTTCTTGCGGAGCAGCGAATATGGCATCAGGAAGGTCATGTTAATGCCGACCGCCGTTGCCGTGGCTGTCACCATCGTGGCAACTTGAGGGTTGAACACCTGAGCTCGCCAGAAGTCGGCAAAGTCGCCTGTTGCAGCGATTGATGGTTCCAGCGTCGAGGAAACACTCAGCAACTTGGTGTTCGGTATAAAGCCTGCCAGAATCTCGCTCCAGGGTAGTCCTTCGGCACTAAACGTCATGCGAACGACCACAGCGAAGAACGAGATCACGACAACGCCCACCAGGATCTTCAGCAGGATCTCAAATATCTTGACGCCTTTGTTGCCGCTGTTGTACGACCACACAACCATGGTGGCCAGAATGAACAGCAACGCGACGGCAAGGTGTTCGTTCATCCCTGGAAAAAGATTCTGCGTGAGCGCTCCGGTGCCCAGCGAAAACTGAGGCATGCACCACACCATGTTGGCCATCATGGTGGCGATCAACCACGACCAACCCAGCACCGGGCTGATCTCATTATTGATCGCTTCAAAAGGACGCCGTCCTGTGGAAAGCGTCACGTAGGAAATCGCCGCCAACATCACGATGCCCAGAAGCATCGCGAGCGGCTGCAGCCACATCGTGCCGTACCCGAGCAACACTCCCAGATAAAGACTTCCACCGAGACTTCCGCCGCCCAACGTAATCGCGCTTTGCAACCAGCCGGGACCGGACAGCTTTGTATAGGCTCCCAACGTCGCCAACGGCCCTCTACCGCGAGCTTCGTTAATTAGCGAGCGTTCCTGTTCGAGTCGATTCTCGCCGTCGGACATTCAGAACTTCTCCGTGGTGTGATCATCTGTTTTTGTATGTAAAAAATGTGCCAACGCGCCGTCGGCGAAGGCGACCAAACTACCGATCAAATGCCCCATTCGCAAGCATTGCTCGCACAAGCAGAAGGCCCCATAGGCCAGCAACAGGCAAACTCAACAAAAAACGAGCCAATGCACAGACCCGATCGGTTTGGCTCGAGTTCGACGTCGGCACGTCGGCAACATGTTTTCCCGTCTGCGGACGCGATGGAACGGCGGTGATAAGCAGCGTGCAACGCGGATCACCTGCAGCCGCCAGGCTTCTCATTCCGAACAACCAGCCTCATCCTCATAATCCGTACGGTGACTTATTGAAACAGCGGCTGGTCGCGGAGGCATTTGCGTGGATGCCGGACCCGCAACGTAACCTGCGGCAGAGACCCGTTCCAGGGGAATCCATTCATCAGCCCCCGATAAGCCCAGACCATGAAACCGGTTCGCGACCTGTTGAAGCACTCATCGATCTACATGATCGGTCAGATCCTTACGCGCATGGCGTCGGTGCTGTTGCTGCCGTTTTACACGCACGTGCTGTCGCCAGCCGACTACGGCATCACGGCGATTCTGGATTTGACGGCCGCCATCCTGTCGACGTTTATCGCCGGCGGAATGGTCAGCGCGGTGACTCGACACCACTTTGATGGCGATGACGAAAAGCACCACGACCGCGTCTGGTGGACGGGTCTGACCATGGTGGCCACAGTCTGCACAATCATCAGCCTGACGATGTACATGGGACGTCAGGTTCTGGCCGATGTGACGCTGGGCCCCGAGGTCGCCAACGGAGCGTGGTTTTATACGCTCAGCATTCTGACGCTGTGGTTCACGGTCATCGGAATGATCATCGATGCATATCTGCGAGCTCTAAAGTGGTCCGGCGTATTCGTTGCCATTTCACTGGGACGATTGCTGTTCAATGTAGGCATCAATGTTTACATGCTGGTTGTCCTGAAGCTGGGTGTGGAAGGATTGCTGATCGGCAATTTAACCGCAACGATCGTTCATACGGCCGTTCTTGGAATGGTCTTTATTAAGTCTCGCGGCCGTTACGTGCTTGATAAAGTGATTGGCCAGCAGATGTTCCATTTTGCCGCACCGCTGGTCTTCACGGCGATTGCCAGCATGGCAATGCACGAAGCAGACCGATACTTTCTGCGGATCTGGGAAAGCATGGACGAGGTCGGCATCTATTCGCTGGCCCACAAAATCGGATTTGCCGTCAACACACTGTGTCTGCTGCCGTTCATTTCCATCTGGCACGTGGCAATCTACGACATCGAACGCATGCCAAACGCCAGTGAAGTCTTTGCGAAGTTCTTTGGTTGGTTCACCTCTGGCATGGGCATTCTGCTGCTGGGAGCTGCTTTAACTGTACATCCAGTTTTGCCATGGCTGACACCGGACGCCTACGGTGAAGCGATCGATCTGATCTCTGTTGTACTGCTGGGCTTCTTTGTGTTCGGGTTGAGCTTCATGTTTGAAGTTCCTTCGCTGCTGACCCGGAAGACTCGGCTAATGCTGCCAGGCTCTGTCGCCGGACTGGTCGTCAACGTTGCCGCGAACATGGCGCTGATTCCGATTATGGGATCCTGGGGAGCCGCCTGGGCAGGTGTGCTGACCTATCTTGTTTATTCATTCTGTATCCTGTTCGCGTGTCGCACAGTCATGAAGATCGAATACCCATGGCTAAAGTCAGCTGCCACGTCGGCCGCGTTTTGCGGCACATACGTCGGCCTGCGATACGCCTGCTTCCCCCACATGAACGCATGGCAACAGATCGGCGTTTCTGTCGCGGTGTGTGCATTCTGGGCCGTGGTGCTGTTTGGCAGGGTTGGCCTGGACCTGGCGATGGAACGATTGGCGAAGGCTAAGTCTTCGGAAGTCGACGCAGCAGAAACCAAAGATTTCAAACCTGAAGCCGCCACACCGGAACTGGTGGAAGCATGAAGGCGTGCGTAAAGAACATTCTGCGAGCCATCTGCGCTGTGGTTGTGTCGCCGACTGTGCTGCTGTATCGCCTGCAGGCGGGAATGATCGGAACTGACAACGCGTTTCCTGGTTGGTCTCAATTGTTCAGCCTGATTCCCGGCAGGACGGGCGTCTATCTTAGGCACGCGTTCTATCGTTGCAGTCTGCGACGGTGCGACGACGATTCCTGCGTTTCCTTCGGCACGATCTTCTCACACCCAAACGCTTCTATCGGAAGAACGGCGTACATTGGCAACTACTGTTCAATTGGCGATGTCGAAATCGCAGAAGACGTGCTGATTGCGTCGCACGTATCGATCATGAACGGTTGCCGTCAGCACGGCCTGGAGCGTCTGGATGTGCCGGTGCGGGAACAAGTGGGCCACTACGAAAATGTGACCATCGGTCGCGATACGTGGATTGGCGAGCGAGCCACCATTGCCGCCAGTGTCGGAAAGCACTGTGTGGTGGGAGCGGGTTCATTAGTGCTGACGCCACTACCCGACTATTCGGTGGCCGTCGGAGTTCCCGCTAAGATCATTCGCGATCGACGGGAACTGGCGAGTGATGCTGATCAAAGTCACGCCACACCATGTGTTGCGCAGACGGCAGAATCCGCACTCTAGCATTGAGTTGCCTGGCAGATCATGTGCTGGAAATTAAGCCTTCCACATCGTCATCTTGTCCCACTGGAACACGCACACACGCTTCATGCGAGTCTTGATGAGTTCGTATGCCTCATCGGCTGATAGCTCCGGCGAATCGCCAATCAGCTTGCGTAACAGAGCATCAACCACCTGACAGTCTCGCACAATGTTCGGATCATTCGCCGCGTCTGCGGTGGGCACGACAAGAGAGCCATACAGTGTTGTGGGTCGATCAGAGTTCATGAGTCGCATTTTCAAAGCTGACTGTTTGAGGCATGAAGGCTTGAGGGTGATGAGCGAAGCAGGCCCCCTGCAAACAGGGGATCACGAGGACCGGAGCACGCAGTGACATCGAGATGCAGAATCCGTCCGAGCCTCATTGTCAAGACCTACGCCCCGCAACAAGCACCCTCAAGCCACCAAGGTGAAAGACCCCTTGGCATGGAGTCATTATGGCGTGCTCCACCCGACTCACCAGGAGCGGGGTCCGCATTCCGCTGCGGCTTTCCGCAGTCACTCTTCCGTCGAGTCGGGCTTCTGCACCGAACTGACAATCGACTTCAGGAGATCTCCGATGCGGTTGTTGTCTGTCCCTTTGACAATCACCGGAATTCCGCCAAGTTCTTCTGCCGCATTGCGAACTCGCGAGTCGCTGCGGCCGGTGTGAATGATCGCGGGCGTAGAATAGCCGCGAGCACGCAGCTGTGTGAGCAGTTCAATTCCATCCATTTCCGGCAGGTCGATGTCGACAATCAGGATGTCGCAGTTGCTCCCGTCCCAAAGCCGTAGAAGCGCTTCGGCGGAGTCAAACGTGTGGCATACGTGCCCCGAAGCCTGCACAATTGCTTCCAGCGAATCACACACGTCCAAATCATCTTCCACAACTACGACAATGGCTTGAGTTCCCGACATAAGAGCAAACTGAGCTTTTTTGCAGACACGACGAACGCAACAGAAGGCGAATCCTAGAACAGGTCGCGCCAGCATTCCCTTTCTATCGAAGCGCCGCCACGTCACAATGTGGAAACCCGCAGTGCCCTGCGGACTGAGTCTCGCACCCTTTTAGTGGCCCGCACATTTGTCACGTTCCCGAATCCATTTCAGTCCCTCAATCACGTTCGACCTTCGTCCGACGCTCAGTGGCACCGCGCAAAGGAACCAACGAGCACTTTGCTGGATTAGCGTCGCCTTAATGATTCTGATCAGCTGTTGCCGAATCACGACCGGAGCAGAAACTTACCAACCGCGAATGGCCAATCCGCTGGACGAAGATTGGCGCTGGCACTCGTTTTCTGAACTGAAAGGCCGAGGCCTGCGTTGTCTCGCCGAAGGTTTCAACAAAGAAATGTGGTTTGGCGTTGAACTGGGCGCAATGCGGTATGACGGGGTGACCTGGACTGAGTTTGGAGCGAACTCCGGCCTGCCATCCGCTGTCGAAGTGTTTGCGACTGTTGACAACCGTGTATTCGCAGCCACACGATTTGGCCTCTACCAAATTTCTGCTGCGCCCGGCGTAGAAGCAACATGGAAGCCGTTTCTTCCCGAGTCAGAGGAATGGCCCTGGGACTACTGGGGCCTGATTGCCACGACGAAAGGTGATCTTTGGGCGGCAACCACCTGGGGGCTATTGAAACTGCCGACCGCAGAAGTATCGGAATCTTCCAGCATTGCGGAGACCCCCACCCTATTTACCACGACGCAGATTGCGACGGAGTTCAAAAACCGACAGCCGTCTTCACGAATTCACACTCAAACAATAGACGCCGACACATGGCGCAGCGCTGAGGCTGGGTTTGGTCTTTCCATTTTCAGTTCCTCAGTCGGAGGAAGTTCGATCGTGGCGTTGTCGGAGGAAGGACCGGCACAGCGAGCCGGGCTTAAGATTGGGGACAGAATCCTGAGCGTCGACGGAGAACCGCGATCCGCAGTCAGAGAAATTGAACTCGACGCCGCCGCTGGAACAGCAATCTCGCTGTCGATCAGTCGACAGGGCATCGAACAGCCATTCATTGTTGAAATCGTTTCGGAAGAATCACCCGGAAGAACGCAAAGGTTTCGCCCCGCTGCCATCGCAGAAGATTCCTCCGGCGTGGTCTGGGTCGGCACGACTTCCGGCAGTCTCTACAGCTTACAACAGGAAACCAGTCGGCCGGACCAGCCCGTGTGGGTAAATCACACGAAAAAGTCTGACCTGCCGCGAATGGGATCTCCTGATATCGCCAAAACTTCACGTGGCATCGCCGTGGTTTCGCGGCTCGCTTCAGCGCGCCAGATGTTGGAATACGACGGTAGCGACTGGAAATCCACACCACTAAAGCGATGGGTCAATAACTCGGTCATTGAAGTCGCCCCGGGACAAATTCTGATCGGCGCAACAGGCGCAATCCTGTCTGTCAGTGATGGTAAGGAAACTCGCCATTCGACCAGTGACCACGGAATTCATGGTAACGATTTGCTGGTATGTCAGGTGTCGGACGGATCCATTTGGGTGGCAGGCGTGGATTCCATTGCGCTCCGCATAGAACCGCAGGGTCAGCGCTGGACCACCTACGACGGACTCAACTACCAGGGCAGCACTGCAGATGGAGCAGATTGGTTTCTGTCGCAGCAATTTAAGGTGATTGAACATTCCGGCGATTCGTGGCAAGCGTACGATGCCAGTGATGGTTTGATGAGCGTTCCTATGAGCGTGGTGGTCACCAAAACAGGCGTGGTCTGGGCCGCCGGCAGCCACAATGGCGTCGCTGCAACGGCGATGTTTGATGGCGAGAAATGGGAACGCAAACTTCACCCCCAGCTGTCCTGGAGTATTGATCGTCGCGCAGCGTTTG
This DNA window, taken from Fuerstiella marisgermanici, encodes the following:
- the yajC gene encoding preprotein translocase subunit YajC produces the protein MSVFDLKFVVIDFLTFAQDAGAPAGGGGAQPGAAEVNPLVQMAPMLIMFAILFYFIVMRPQQREAQKRKDILSALKKNDKVLTIGGIIGTIVDLSNDGQRITLRVDDGTRIKFTRSSIQGPYDEKAEPDSANGNSK
- the tgt gene encoding tRNA guanosine(34) transglycosylase Tgt; translation: MTHFAFHLDATDTETAARAGRWETPHGVVDTPAFMPVGTLATVKGLLPEQLKATGAQMVLSNTYHLALRPGSDIVKEMGGLHKFMDWEGPILTDSGGFQVFSLAGLRKLTDEKAVFRSHIDGSLLELSPEKAVKIQEDLGADCIMCLDECPPANDVPEKIKAAVDRTTLWAKRCRDAQVRDDQALFGIVQGGISEEMRTRSAEGLVPLGFPGYAVGGLSVGEAPVDMYRTLDFTVPHLPVEKPRYLMGVGRPEDILEAVYRGIDLFDCVLPTRNGRNAMAFTSDGPVRLRNAVHQRDERPLDPECDCTACTRYSRAYLRHLFIAKEMLGGILLSLHNIAFYQKLVRDLRNAVNSGTVAQFRANQLARWQAQS
- a CDS encoding zinc-dependent alcohol dehydrogenase family protein is translated as MKCVQFESVGEPADVLQTGERAVSSPKHGEVRVRMLASPLNPSDLMFVRGTYGVTPALPQIPGFEGVGVVEESGGGLRGKLFMGKRVAVLNKSGGNWAEYAVVPADQVIPLSKSLSLEQAATFFVNPATAWIMTQEVLKVPPGAWLLQTAAGSSLGRMVIRLGKSLGFRTLNVVRNPDQASELEAAGATAVVVFDAARGTQEDFRAAVRQVLGDDPLQHAIDPVGGNTGSAVLQCLSHSARMLVFGTLSEQPIQISPRTLMTNNVKVEGFWLGNFMESKGLLFKLKLVRRITQLINDGVLASEIADRFSLDQVREAVQAVEQPNRAGKSLIVMAPSSS
- the xerD gene encoding site-specific tyrosine recombinase XerD, with translation MAKRKKPPAGSRFDGGGFQDPSTWLPGFVSYLEAECGMSANTVAAYRRDLNKFFAWNKDNARKTVHQVDIETLTSFLEFLQNSGLASTSVARNLAAIRMFFRYLMLESVLTESSVDLISSPKLWQKLPQVLSPDMVNQLLAAPQGSVDRYARRDKAMLAFLYATGCRVSEMTALKMADVNMEERYARVTGKGNKQRMVSLTPMAIDAITNYLNLERSDMIINTDRDEGWLFVSRSGRQLNRETVWQQIQRYAARIGCGKDIGPHTLRHSFGTHLLAGGADIRALQEMLGHASIRTTQIYTHVDHSRLKSVHEKCHPRG
- a CDS encoding divalent metal cation transporter encodes the protein MSDGENRLEQERSLINEARGRGPLATLGAYTKLSGPGWLQSAITLGGGSLGGSLYLGVLLGYGTMWLQPLAMLLGIVMLAAISYVTLSTGRRPFEAINNEISPVLGWSWLIATMMANMVWCMPQFSLGTGALTQNLFPGMNEHLAVALLFILATMVVWSYNSGNKGVKIFEILLKILVGVVVISFFAVVVRMTFSAEGLPWSEILAGFIPNTKLLSVSSTLEPSIAATGDFADFWRAQVFNPQVATMVTATATAVGINMTFLMPYSLLRKKWDRDFRGLAIFDLSTGLFIPFLLATSCVVIASASQFHGRPEPGILNTVNADGEPIEVAGGIRNGVNGLLDQRLIEEIGKDEFAAKYSGEENADALAAARDNLPESDRRMAAILVKRDNHQLAAALENLSGKTTAHVIFGIGVLAMAVSTIVILMLINGFALCEAVGHEPTSNTFRVGCLLAGLSGAFGSLFLWTGGAKAWLVVPTSMFGAALLPIAYVTFFCMMNSKRLLGDNMPTGANRVKWNVLMILALCFSVTVSVVSIYQNDSTKQIVGFGALGAIVVLSLIFRAKPAVPSGTETGSTTSAD
- a CDS encoding oligosaccharide flippase family protein, with amino-acid sequence MKPVRDLLKHSSIYMIGQILTRMASVLLLPFYTHVLSPADYGITAILDLTAAILSTFIAGGMVSAVTRHHFDGDDEKHHDRVWWTGLTMVATVCTIISLTMYMGRQVLADVTLGPEVANGAWFYTLSILTLWFTVIGMIIDAYLRALKWSGVFVAISLGRLLFNVGINVYMLVVLKLGVEGLLIGNLTATIVHTAVLGMVFIKSRGRYVLDKVIGQQMFHFAAPLVFTAIASMAMHEADRYFLRIWESMDEVGIYSLAHKIGFAVNTLCLLPFISIWHVAIYDIERMPNASEVFAKFFGWFTSGMGILLLGAALTVHPVLPWLTPDAYGEAIDLISVVLLGFFVFGLSFMFEVPSLLTRKTRLMLPGSVAGLVVNVAANMALIPIMGSWGAAWAGVLTYLVYSFCILFACRTVMKIEYPWLKSAATSAAFCGTYVGLRYACFPHMNAWQQIGVSVAVCAFWAVVLFGRVGLDLAMERLAKAKSSEVDAAETKDFKPEAATPELVEA
- a CDS encoding acyltransferase; this translates as MKACVKNILRAICAVVVSPTVLLYRLQAGMIGTDNAFPGWSQLFSLIPGRTGVYLRHAFYRCSLRRCDDDSCVSFGTIFSHPNASIGRTAYIGNYCSIGDVEIAEDVLIASHVSIMNGCRQHGLERLDVPVREQVGHYENVTIGRDTWIGERATIAASVGKHCVVGAGSLVLTPLPDYSVAVGVPAKIIRDRRELASDADQSHATPCVAQTAESAL
- a CDS encoding response regulator, with amino-acid sequence MSGTQAIVVVVEDDLDVCDSLEAIVQASGHVCHTFDSAEALLRLWDGSNCDILIVDIDLPEMDGIELLTQLRARGYSTPAIIHTGRSDSRVRNAAEELGGIPVIVKGTDNNRIGDLLKSIVSSVQKPDSTEE